From the Pleurodeles waltl isolate 20211129_DDA chromosome 6, aPleWal1.hap1.20221129, whole genome shotgun sequence genome, the window tctagtcatttccagattggattatggaaatgcgctcTTACTTAATTTGGATAAAGAATCTTTGCACAGACTTcagctgatgcagaatactgctgccagGCTGTTATTAAAATGTCCTcgtggggcctctgttaagaggtgccttaaagatctacactggcttccggttatccatcggctttcttttaaggctctctgcatcactcacaaggctgtccatgggattgggcctgcaacacttaccACCAAGTTGCAATGGTATAGGCCTAATCGGCTGTTGCGCTCGGCTAGTGCCTATCAAATTCAAATATCCCGCActaagaaagtaaaatggggagacagagcgtttactattgcagctgctaaaatctggaactccctaccactgaatataaggcaagaacataattatttaacatttaggaaactggtcaagacctggctgttcccccAATAAGTTTGGGAATTCTCCGGCCAAGTTCCTCCGCCTCactcagttagcgcttcgatgcccttgggccggaaggcgctttataaatactcaatacaatacaatacaacatcaacatttgttatgctagtttggcactttgcaggattatcgtcaaaaactttggctctaatcctgcaaagctccttgaggcccatttgaaataatgggttgcctccttttaacacttgctcggTGCAGGCGTAAAAAATGCCTCAAAAAATGGCCCaaaaaaatcttttacatttctttgtgccattttttcactccCACTAActtgggaacgccccccttgcatacattatgcctggcgcaggcataatgtggcgcaacgggttacaaagtggtgcaatgcatgcattgcgccactttgtaaacctgtcaCAGCATatttagcctcgttgggccacatcagcgtaaaaaaaatgacgctaatgtgaatcgcaaggaggtgctaggctctcttaaatccgGTCCATGGTTCTGTATTGTGATATATCTTCACTGGTCCCGCCATGTTCACATGTTACAAAAACACTGTCCAAGAAAAGAAGTTTTAAACCCTGGCAAAGAAATATCAGCATTATTCACTGGTGATGGAACACAAAAGCATCAGCATTTAAGGTGAAAAAGAGAGTCAGATAGAaaccatttagtggctgatttgtacaaagtgagacTAGAAAACCTGGATTAATCCCGCCTTCCccgctttaccaaattgtgtgtttTTAGGCAAATATTTGACTTTGCCGATCCTCCATTTATTTCACTATCGCATGTAAAAGCATCTTCACATCTGTGAGTTTAGAATACCAGCGCTACAAAATCCTGTTGTGGTGGATTTAATGGACTATATCGTAGCTTTATCTATAATAATctgggcagggccggctttagagttAGAGGTTctggtgtgacaatcttttttttgcgcccccccccccccccatggccacCTTCTACAAAGATTCCCTCACCCCCATCTTCCAATGGTgccactcacctctacacagcccCTGTCTCACACGCATGACTTTCAtcttatagcgctactcatactaACCCTAGGGTGTCGAAGCACTTTAGTCTAAATACACATTATACAGAGGCAATGAATACATCTGTAGATCAGTCTGTAGGAAATGTTACACTATCCAATGAGGATCGACCTTCTGTGATCTGCACgttcacgttctttgcagcaggtacgtTAACCCTCTGTGCTCCttcatgatgagtcaaaactgccacctcCTCCCAGCAGAAACATGAATCACCTGCATTATCTcagcatttttattgttgcctgaaacctgCTGAACACACAAGAAAACAGCAGCTGCTTTTAAAGCCAAAGTTACTTCTGAACAGAGCGACTCTCCCAGGCAGGTGcgggtgcggctgcaccggtcgcactgtCCTTAACCCGCCCTGATTCTGGGTTACAAACAGGGTTCACGTGACACTATCTTGCCTCTGAGTTCACTAATAATAGCCCTGTCCCCAGGCAGGGGCAGGAATGGTTCTAAGGTCATGTTGGGGTCTCTGCTGTGGTGTGGTCACATTGTTATCACTGCAGAAGGGGATGGGCTGGGGGGTGAGGGATGAGGGGCTGAAGTTCCCCCCAGTACAGATAGAAGTAGGGGAAGAGCCTCTGTGTGAAGGGGGCGGGGAGGATGAAGGGCTGAAGCTCTCTGCAGCCCTCACACCAGCCTCATCTCCCCCCGTCCCCAGAGATAGAAGAAGGAGAAGAGCCTCTGTGTGAAGGGGGCGGGAAGGATGAAGGGCTGAAGCTCTCTGCAGCTCTCACACAAGCCTCATCTCCCCCCCTCCACAGAGACAGAAGAAGGGGAAGAACCTCTGTGTGAAGGGGGCCCGAGGGAAGGTGTAGAGAAGCTCCATGGAGTCCGCATTGTACAGGGACAGCCGCCCCCCCTCGTAGTCCAGATACACCCCCAGCTTCAGGGGCTTCTctcgaggagacagaggggtcttaGGGGAGGGGAGAGCGGAGTACTGACCCCACGACCCCTGCACAGCCCAGACTCCCCCCTCAGGTGACCATGGGAAGCTTCTCTTCCTCTCCACAGTCTCTGCTgcgacccccacctcccaccccatccCCTCCTGTAGCAGCTGCACCTCCCAGTAATGTCTGCCGGAGGTGAACCCCTCGCTCCCCAGCACACAGGGCCAGTAGTAGGTGAATCTCTTGGGGGTGTCCGGCAGGCGCTGTGCTGTGCTTGTCCCTCTCACACGTGTCCCCCCCTCAGACAGGAGGAGCCGAGGATGAACTGTGTCAGGATCCAGAGTCATCATCACTGCAGAGAAGAGATTCACAATTAGAGATTTAATGACACAAATAAAGGCTGTAATTACTGCTTCATGGTTTATATGATTAATTTACACCACATCTGGAAGGAGCAGCTGTGCCAGAGAGCGCACAGCACTAGACTGATCACTGCACTAAAGAGTGCATTCATCTAGAGCACGCACTGCACCGAACAGCACCACAGGGAGAGGACaatccactacacactacactgcaccaaacagcacactccACTACAGAGAGAAGACATTCTACCACACACTCCACTGTGCTAAACAGCACACAACACTACAGACAGGACATCCTACTATACattacactgcaccaaacagcacgtggcactgcagagagaggacaaTCTACTACACACAGCACGCAGCACTACAGAGATAGGACAGCCTCCTGCAcgctacactgcaccaaacagcacactgcactacagagagagggcatTCTACTGCAcgctacactgcaccaaacagcacactgcactacagagagagggcatTCTACTACacagcaccaaacagcacacatcaCTAATAGACAGGACATACTACTACACACACTTCccaaacagcacacagcactacataggacattctactacacactacactgcccaaacagcacacagcactacaGAGAGGGCATTCTACTACACAGCACCAAACAGCACAATGCACTCCATCAACAGGACATTCTACTgtacactacactgcaccaaacagcacactgcGCTCCATAgacaggacattctactacacTGCATCAAACAGCACGCAGCACTACATAGACAGGACATTCAACTACACATttcactgcaccaaacagcacatggCACTACACAGAGAGGACAGCCTACTACACACTGCACCAAACATCACATGGCAGTACATAGAGAggacactctactgcacactacacagCACAAAAGAGCACAGCACTACACATACAAGACATTCTATTACACATTACACAGCAGCAAACAGCACATAGAACTACAGAGAGgacattctactgcacactacactgcaccaaacgcCACACTGTACTACACAGGCAGGACATTCTGCTACACACTATACTGAACCAAACAGCACATTGCAATACACAGAGAAGACTTTGTACTGCACACTACACAGAACAAAAcagcacacaacactacacaggCAGAACATTTTgctacacactacactgcaccaaacaacACATGCCATTACATAGAGGATATTCTACTACAAACTGCACTGCACCAAACAGCTCACAGCTCTATACAGAGAGgacattctactgcacactacacagcacaaagcagcacacagcactacatagAGAACGtttttctacacactacactgcaccaaacagcacacagcactacatagACAGGACATTCAACTGCACACAACACTGTGCGAAACAGTGCTCGGCACTACACAgacaggacattctactacacacaACAGTGCACCAAACAGCACATTGCAATACACAGAGAGGACATTCTACGGCACACTACAAAGAACAAAACGGCAGACAGCACTACACAGACAGAACATTCTACAACACAttacacagcaccaacagcacatggaactacatagagaggacattctactgcacactacactgcaGCAAATGTCTCACTGCACTACAGAGACTGAACTGTCTACTAcacactgcaccacacagcacACTGCACTACATGGACAGGACATTCTAGTATACAATACATAGTACCAAACAGCACACTGAGCTCCATAGACAGAACATTCTGCtgtacactacactacactgcaccaaacagcacacagcaccacAGAGAGTGGACATTCTACTGCATACTTTATAGACAGAAcattctactacacactacaccaaacaacacacagcactacatagagaggacattctactacacagtgcactacaccaaacagcacacagcactacagagacagaactgtctactacacactgcaccacacagcacACTGCACTACGTGGACAGGACATTCTAGTATACACTACATAGTACCAAACAGCACACTGAGCTCCATAGACAGAACATTCTGCTgtacactacactgcaccaaacagcacacggCACTACAGAGAGCAGACATTCTACTGCATACTACACTGCACAAAACAACACATGGTACAACAAAGAGAGGAtattctactgcacactacacagCACCAAACAGAATAGCAATACACATACAGGACATTCTACAACACATTAAACAGCACCAAACAGCACATGGAACTAcatagagaggacattctactggacactacactgcaccaaatgTCACACTGTGCTCTACAGATAGGAAATTCTActacacactactctgcaccaaccaacacacagcactacatataCATGACATTCTACTATACAGTGCActacaccaaacagcacactgcactacagagacagaacTGTCTGCTacacactgcaccaaacagcacactgcaCTACATAGACAGGACATTCGAGTATACACtacatagcaccaaaaagcacactgAGCTCAATACACAGAACATTCTActgcacactgcactgcaccaAATAGCACACAGCACTATATAGACAGGACATTCCACTACACAttgcactgcaccaaacagcacacggCACTACAGGGAGAGAGGACATTCCACTAGCatactacactgcaccaaacaacACATGTTACAACAAAGAGAGAATAtttctactgcacactacacagCACCAAACAGAACAGCACAACACATACAGGACATTCTACAACATAACACACTGCACCAAACTGCACATAGTACTACATAGAGGAtattctactgcacactacacagcatcaagcagcacacagcactacacagaggacattccactacactgcaccaaacagaaAACTGCACTACACAAAGGACATTTCactgcacactacactgcaccaaataccacattgcactacataaaaagGGCATTCTACTACACATTGCACTGCATCAAACTGCACACTGCAATACAGAGAAAGGACATTCTACTACACAGAACCAACCACCACACAGCACTTCATAGAGAGGACATCCTACTATACTACACCAAACAGTAGACTGCACTACACAGACAGGGCATACTACTACATTGCACACAACAGCACACTACAGTGCATAGAAAGGAAATTCGACatcacactacactgcaccaaacagcacaccgCACTACAGAGAGGGCATTCTTCTACACAGCACCAAACAGCATACACCATTACATAGACAGGCCATTctactacactgcaccaaacagcacactgcGCTCCATCAACAGGACATTCTAttgcacactacactgcaccaaacaggaCACTGTGCTCCATAGACAGGACATTCTaatacactgcaccaaacagcacacagcactacataAACTGGACAATTAActacacatttcactccaccaaacagcacacagcactacacagagaagacattctactacacactacactgcaccaaacaggaCATTGCAGCACATGGAGAGGACcttctactgcacactacacagCACAAAACAGCACAGCACTACACATAGAGGACATTCTATTACACATTACACTGCACCAAACGTCACACTGCACTCTGCAGACAAGAAattctactacacactacactgcaccaaactgCACACACACTACATAGACAGGACATTCTACCACACACTACCATTCACCAAACAGCAAGCAGCACTACACAGGACATTCTACtatacactacactgcaccaaaaaGCACACAGCACTATATAGACAAAAGAAATCCACTACATATTGCACTGTACCAAACAGCACATGACACTACATAGAGAGGACATTCTATTGCACACTACACTTCACTAAGCAGCAGACTGCACTCCACAGACAGGACAGTCTACCACACaatacactgcaccaaacagcacacagtaCTACATAGAGGAtattctactgcacactacacagcaccaagcagcacacagcactacacagagaGGACATTCCACTACACTGCAGCAAACAGCAAACTGTACTACACAAAGgacattctactgcacactacactgcaccaaatacCACATTGCATTACATAgacaggacattctactacacattGCACTGCATCAAACAGCACACTGCAATACAGAGAAATGACATTCTACTACACAGCAACAAAAGGCACACAACACTTCATAGACAGGAAATCCTACTATACTGCATCAAACACTAGACTGCACTACACAGACAGTGCATACTACTACACTGCACAAAAGAGCACACTGCAGTGCACATACAGGACATTTtactacacactacactgcaccaaacagcacactgcaCTACAGAGAGGGAAGTCTTCTACACAGCACCAAACAGCTTACACCACTACATAgacaggacattctactacacactacactgTACCAAACAGCACACTGCGCTCCATCGACAGGACATTCTACTGCACAGTACATGGCACCAAACAGCACACTGTGCTCCATAGACCGAATACTGTaatacactgcaccaaacagcacacagcactacatagACAGGACATTCAACTACACATttcactgcaccaaacagcacatggCACTACACAGAGAGgacattctactgcacactacactgcaccaaacaggaCATGGCAGCACATGGCGAGGACCTTCTACTGCACAATACACAGCACACAACAGCACAGCACTACACATAGAGGACATTCTATTACATATTACACAGCATCAAAAAGCACATGGAACTACATAGAGAGGACgttctactgcacactacactgcaccaaacgtCACTCTGCGCTCTGTAGACAGGAAattctactacacactacactgcaccaaactgCACACAGCACTACAAAGACAGGACATTCTACTACAAATTGAactacaccaaacagcacacatcaCTACAGAGAAAGGACATTCTACCACACATCACCATGCACCAAATagcatgcagcactacacaggacatTCTAGTATACACTACACGGCACCAAACAGCACACTGTGCTCCATCTACAGaacattctactgcacactacactgcaccaaatagCACACAGCACTATATAGACAGGAAAGTCCACTACACattacactgcaccaaacagcacatgacactacatagagaggacattctactGCATGCTAGACTGCACCAAAgagcacacagcactacacagagaGGAAATTCCACTGCACAGTACACAGCACGAAACAGCACACTGCACGACATAGAGCATTCTCCTACACACTACACTCCACCAAAcagcacacaacactacacagacAGGAtattctactgcacactacactgtGCTAAAGAGTACACTGCACTGCACAGACAGGACATTCTACCACACACAAGAGTGCAATAAAGAGCAGACAGCACTACATAGAGACAAAATTCTACTGCATACTACACCGCACCAAATAACACATGGTACAACAAAAAGAGGAtattctactgcacactacacagCACCAAGCAGCACACTGCACTATACAGAAgacattctactacacactacactgcaccaaatacCACATTGCACTACATAGACAGGACATTCTACAACACCTTGCACTGCATCAAACAGCACACTGCACTAcatagagaggacattctactACACAGCACCGAAGAGCACACAGCTCTTCATAGACAGGACATCCTACTatactgcaccaaacagcacacagctTTTCATAGACAGGGCATCCTACTATACTGCACCAAACAGAACACTGCACTACATAGACAGGACATCCTATTAAACTGCATCAAACAGCACACTGCACTACGTAGACAGGACATTCTACTATACACTACACTGCACCATCTGGCACACTGTACTACAGGGAGAGGGCATTTTACTACACAACACCAAATAGCACATAGCACTACATATacaggacattctactacacactacactgcaccaaacagcacactgcaCACCATAAACAGGACATTGTACTgtacactacactgcaccaaacagcacacaacaCTACATAGACAGGACATTGTACtatacactacactgcaccaaatgGCACACTGTACTATAGGAAAATGGCATTTTACTACACAGCACCAAATAGCACATACCACTACATAGACATGACATTCCAttacacactacactgcaccaaacaggaGATGGCACTACATAGACAGgacattctactgcacactacacaacacaaaacAGCACAGCACTACACATACAGGACATTCTACAAAACATTACACAGCACCAAAGAGCACATGGAACTAcatagagaggacattctactgcacactacactgcaccaaatgTCACACTGCGCTCAATAGACAGGAAattctactacacactacactgcaccaaacagcacacagcactacatagacaggacattctactacacagtgcactacaccaaacagcacacagcactaGAGAGGACATTCTACCACACACTACCAtacaccaaacagcacactgcactacatagacagaactgtctactacacactgcaccaaacagcacactgcaCTACATAGACAGCACATTCTACTATACACTACATAGCACCAAACAGCACACTGTGCTCCATAGACAGAACATTCTACTGCACTGCAAACAAAATAGCACACAGCACTATATAgacaggacattctactacacattACACTGCACAAAACAGCACACAGCACTAAATAGACAGGGCATTCTACTACACATTGCATTGCACCAAACAGTACACATCATTACACAGAAAGGACATTCTACTACACAGCACCAGACAGCACATGGCACTAcatagagaggacattctactACAAACTttactgcaccaaacagcacactgtACTACGCAGACAGGACATTCTACTACAAACTACACTAGACAAAACAGCACATTGCAATACACAGAAAGGACATTCTGCTGTACACTACACAaaacaaaacagcacacatcaCTACAAAAACATGGCATTTTACTAAAAACTACACTGCAGCAAACAGCACACTGCACGACTCAGACAGGACATTCTACTGCACACtatactgcaacaaaatagcacacAGCACGATATAGACAGGACATTCCACTACACAttgcactgcaccaaacagcacacagaaCTACAGAGAGAGGATATTCTACTGCACCAAACATCACActgcaatacacagagagggcattctactacacactacactgcaccaaactgCACTACACAGAGAGGGCATTCTACTACATGCTACGCTGCACCAATCTGCACACATCACTGCATTGCAaggacattctactacacattgcactgcaccaaacagcacaaaaAATCTACACAGAGAGAACATTCTACTACACACTAAacagcaccaaacagcacacaacactacatagagaggacattctactacagactgcactgcaccaaacagcacactgtGCTACATAGAGATGACATTCTACTACAAACcgcactgcaccaaacagcacactgtACTACACAgacaggacattctactacacactacactgaacaaaacagcacattgcaaTACACAGAGAGGACATTCTACTGTACACTACACAGAACAAAACAGCACACAGCACTTCAAATACAGGACATTTTACTACACACTACACTGCAGCAAAcagcacactgcactacacagacaggacattctactgcacactacactgcaccaaaaaCTATACTGTACTACACAGGCAGGACATTCTTCTACACACTATACTGAACCAAACAGCACAttgcaatacacagagagggcattCTACAGCACACTACACAGAACAaaacagcacacagcactacacagacaGAACATTtccctacacactacactgcatCAAATAGCACACTGCACTACAGAGAGAGGACATTGtactgcacactacactgcaccaaacagcacatggCACTACACAGAGACGATATTTTattgcactctacactacaccaaacagcacactgcaCTACAGAGAGAGGACATTCTACCACATACTACCACGCACCAAACAGCATGCAGCACTAAAGAGAACAAtctactacacactacactgcaccaaacagcacactgcactacatagacagaagtgtcttctacacactgcaccaaacagcacactgcaCTACAGAGATAGGACATTCTGCTATACAATACATAGCACAAAACAGCACACTGTGCTACATAGACAGaacattctactgcacactacactgcTCCAAATAGCACACAGCACTACATAGACAGGAACATCTACTACACAttgcactgcaccaaacagcacatgacactacatagagaggacattctactgcatgctacactgcaccaaacaacacacagcactacacagagaAGACATTATACTGCACAGTACACAGCATGaaacagcacacagcactacacagagagaggattctactacacactacactcccccaaacaacacacaaaactacatagacagaacaatctactgcacactacactgcGCCAAAGAGTGcactacactacagagacaggacACTCTACCACACACAACAGTGCAACAAACAGCACACAGCACTATACAGAGACAATATTCTACTGCATACTACACAGCACCAAACAAAACATGGGACAATGAAAAGAGGATACTCTACTTCACAAGcagcacactgcactacacagaTGACATTTtactacacactacactgcaccaaaaaCCTCATTGCACTACATAGACAGGACATTCTACAACACATTGCACTGCATCAAACAGCACATGGCACTGCAGAGAGAGGCCATTCTCCTACACAGCATCAAACAGCACACAGCTCTTCATAGACATGACATCCTACTATACTAAACCAAACAGAACACTGCACTACACAGACAGCACATcccactacactgcaccaaacagcacactgcactacgtagacaggacattctactacacagtacactgcaccaaatGGCACACTGTACTACAGGCAGAGGGCATTTTACTACACAGCACCAAATAGCACATAGCACTACATGACCAGGACATTCTACTACATACTACACTGCACCAAAGAGCACACTGCTCGCTATAAACAGGTCATTCTActgcacactgcactgcaccaaacagcacactttGCTCCATATACAGGACATTTTACTTcacactacactgcaccacacAGCAAACAACACTACATAGACAGGACATTCAACTACACACTGCACCAAAtagcacacatcacaacagatagaGGACATTCTGTTACACATGGCACTACATAGAAAGgacattctactgcacactacacaacacaaaacAGGACAGCACTACACAAACAGGACATTCTACAACACATTACACAGCACCAAACAGCACATGGAACTAcatagagaggacattctac encodes:
- the LOC138301385 gene encoding E3 ubiquitin-protein ligase TRIM39-like isoform X2, encoding MHCRRLSEDAMSQAFTDQRHLVGPIYIFVQEHKVKLQEWLRPLKKAEEYKLDSKVKEEEQYKAMRDRLRTEKKNLESEFEILQQLLKENEKTLNEKLEKMEKKINMVENANITKLTNQITSLKALITEIEKKCEASAWELLKDVRRTLSRCDNVKVQCPEVVKSYKVMMTLDPDTVHPRLLLSEGGTRVRGTSTAQRLPDTPKRFTYYWPCVLGSEGFTSGRHYWEVQLLQEGMGWEVGVAAETVERKRSFPWSPEGGVWAVQGSWGQYSALPSPKTPLSPREKPLKLGVYLDYEGGRLSLYNADSMELLYTFPRAPFTQRFFPFFCLCGGGEMRLV